The following proteins come from a genomic window of Pseudomonas syringae:
- a CDS encoding carboxylate/amino acid/amine transporter, producing MGYLLFVTLIQAFSFSLIGVYLAGHVDSYFAVLVRVVLAGLVFIPLTRWRQVEPRFMRGMLLIGALQFGVTYVCLYLSFRVLTVPEVLLFTILTPLHVTLIEDALNRRFNPWALLAALVAVLGAGVIRYDGLDGDFLGGFLLLQLANFTYAAGQVLYKHLVARHPSDLPHYRRFGYFYLGALAVVLPAFLMFGNPQHLPEAPTQWIVLLFLGLCSTALGMYWWNKGACMVNGGTLAVMNNLHVPLGLLINLLIWNQHEDLTRLLIGGGVIVASVWISRLGIRSRPGGISGSR from the coding sequence ATGGGTTATCTACTGTTTGTCACACTGATTCAGGCGTTTTCGTTCAGCCTGATCGGTGTCTATCTGGCCGGGCACGTCGACAGCTACTTTGCGGTACTGGTGCGCGTGGTGCTGGCCGGGCTGGTGTTCATTCCTCTGACGCGCTGGCGTCAGGTTGAACCGCGATTCATGCGCGGCATGCTGCTGATCGGCGCACTGCAATTCGGCGTTACCTACGTCTGCCTGTACCTGAGCTTCAGGGTGCTGACGGTGCCGGAAGTGCTGCTGTTCACTATCCTCACGCCCTTGCACGTAACGCTGATCGAAGATGCGCTGAACCGGCGCTTCAATCCATGGGCGCTGCTGGCAGCTCTGGTCGCGGTACTGGGGGCGGGGGTGATTCGCTACGACGGCCTGGACGGCGATTTTCTCGGTGGTTTCCTGCTGCTGCAACTGGCCAACTTCACCTACGCCGCCGGGCAGGTGCTGTACAAACATCTGGTCGCGCGGCACCCCAGCGATCTGCCGCACTATCGACGTTTCGGCTACTTCTATCTGGGCGCGCTGGCGGTGGTCCTGCCTGCATTCCTGATGTTCGGCAATCCGCAGCACCTGCCCGAAGCGCCGACCCAATGGATCGTGCTGCTGTTCCTCGGCCTGTGTTCGACGGCGCTGGGCATGTATTGGTGGAACAAAGGCGCGTGCATGGTCAACGGCGGAACGCTTGCCGTGATGAACAACCTGCATGTGCCGCTCGGCCTGCTGATCAATCTGCTGATCTGGAACCAGCACGAAGACCTCACCCGCCTGCTGATTGGCGGCGGGGTGATCGTGGCGTCGGTGTGGATCAGTCGTCTGGGTATTCGGAGCAGGCCGGGAGGCATTTCCGGCTCCCGTTGA
- a CDS encoding SDR family NAD(P)-dependent oxidoreductase codes for MGDKKKLLLTGASRGIGHATVKHFNAAGWEVFTASRQNWVDDCPWAEGLLNHIHLDLEDIDSVSASMAAIKDKLGGRLDALVNNAGVSPKTPEGGRMGVLESDYSTWIKVFNVNLFSTALLARGLFDELKSAKGSIINVTSIAGSKVHPFAGVAYATSKAALSALTREMAFDFGPHGIRVNAIAPGEIDTSILSPGTAEIVERLVPMHRLGKPEEVASLIYFLCTAGASYVNGAEIHVNGGQHV; via the coding sequence ATGGGCGACAAGAAAAAGCTGTTGCTGACTGGCGCAAGCCGGGGGATCGGTCATGCCACGGTCAAGCATTTCAATGCCGCTGGCTGGGAAGTGTTCACTGCGTCCAGGCAGAACTGGGTGGATGACTGTCCGTGGGCGGAAGGCCTGCTCAACCATATCCATCTGGATCTGGAAGACATCGACAGCGTCAGCGCAAGCATGGCGGCCATCAAGGACAAGCTCGGCGGGCGTCTGGATGCGTTGGTGAACAACGCGGGCGTTTCGCCGAAGACGCCGGAAGGTGGTCGCATGGGCGTGCTGGAGTCGGATTACAGCACCTGGATCAAGGTGTTCAACGTCAACCTGTTCTCCACCGCGCTGCTGGCACGCGGCCTGTTTGACGAGCTGAAATCGGCCAAGGGCAGCATCATCAATGTCACCTCGATTGCCGGCTCCAAGGTGCATCCGTTTGCGGGGGTCGCCTACGCCACGTCCAAGGCGGCGCTGTCAGCGCTGACGCGGGAGATGGCCTTCGATTTCGGCCCACACGGGATAAGGGTCAATGCCATTGCGCCGGGCGAGATCGATACGTCGATCCTGTCACCCGGCACTGCGGAGATTGTCGAGCGCCTGGTGCCGATGCACAGGCTAGGCAAGCCCGAGGAAGTCGCATCGCTGATCTACTTTCTGTGTACCGCTGGCGCGTCCTACGTGAATGGCGCAGAAATTCACGTCAACGGCGGGCAACACGTCTGA
- a CDS encoding DUF1349 domain-containing protein: MFNNGIWLNEPRHWSVTEGRLTVTTDPETDFWQQTHYGFCRDSGHFLGVSVNGDFTAQVHVQGDFKTLYDQAGLMVRVDERNWVKTGVEVSDGALMLGSVLTCGQSDWATGAFDESASGIWLRVTVAKGVMRIQHSSDGLRWPLLRLAPFPVSQGYAVGPMCCSPERGGLEVVFSHFEVMPALGKALHDLT; encoded by the coding sequence ATGTTCAACAACGGCATCTGGCTGAACGAACCCCGGCACTGGAGCGTGACGGAAGGGCGTCTGACCGTCACCACAGACCCCGAAACCGATTTCTGGCAGCAAACCCATTATGGATTTTGTCGCGACAGCGGGCATTTTCTGGGTGTTTCGGTGAACGGTGACTTCACCGCGCAAGTGCATGTGCAGGGCGATTTCAAGACGCTTTATGATCAGGCGGGTTTGATGGTCCGGGTCGACGAGCGCAATTGGGTCAAAACCGGCGTTGAAGTCAGCGACGGGGCACTGATGCTGGGCAGCGTTTTAACCTGCGGACAATCGGATTGGGCCACGGGGGCCTTTGATGAATCCGCATCAGGAATCTGGCTGCGAGTCACCGTTGCCAAAGGCGTAATGCGTATTCAGCATTCAAGCGATGGTCTGCGTTGGCCATTGCTGCGGCTGGCGCCATTTCCTGTGAGCCAAGGTTATGCGGTCGGGCCGATGTGTTGCAGCCCGGAACGGGGAGGGCTGGAGGTGGTGTTTTCACATTTCGAAGTGATGCCTGCGCTGGGCAAGGCTCTGCACGACCTGACCTGA